The Rissa tridactyla isolate bRisTri1 chromosome 6, bRisTri1.patW.cur.20221130, whole genome shotgun sequence genome includes a region encoding these proteins:
- the LOC128911124 gene encoding translation initiation factor IF-2-like — MGEKEGTHGEKATRAARRPGPASAVPAAPRPTQETAGPAEPLRRRGGRPASPGPRPDPRRPPRAGSGSDGAAPPAPRRPGGGRSPAPGGERPGRENRRADGEAAASVRARRRCPGAEPRRASAGAGGYADPARGGTPRRRGATAPWSAPRPPAGLRRGAAALPGAPRRSAAARRHGQGLRSAARPRTHRRWGLLILRGGREGEGGPLPAALRRPFPGPPTAPRMSEQRASSVTAQEINEVSNNH; from the exons atgggagagaaggagggaacgCACGGCGAGAAGGCGACGCGGGCTGCcaggcggcccggccccgccagcgCCGTGCCGGCGGCCCCCCGGCCCACGCAGGAAAccgccggccccgccgagcccctgcgccggcgcggcggccgcccggccTCTCCTGGGCCGCGGCCCgacccccgccggccgccccgggccgggTCGGGGAGCGACGGGGCAGCGCCCCCAGCGCCGCGGAGGCCGGGCGGTGGGCGCTCCCCGGCCCCCGGAGGAGAAAGGCCGGGGCGGGAGAACCGCCGAGCAGACGGGGAAGCCGCAGCGTCTGTCCGCGCTCGACGACGCTGCCCGGGGGCCGAGCCGCGGAGAGCgagcgcgggggcgggcgggtaCGCAGACCCTGCCCGGGGAGGGACACCCCGACGACGGGGAGCGACAGCGCCGTGGagcgccccgcgccccccggccgGGCTAAGGAGGGGTgcggcggcgctgcccggggCGCCCCGACGCTCCGCAGCCGCACGCAGGCACGGACAGGGCCTCCGCAGCGCTGCGCGGCCCCGCACTCACCGGCGGTGGGGGCTCCTCATCCTCCGCGGCGGGAGGGAAGGCGAAGGgggcccgctccccgccgcgctccGCAGGCCGTTCCCGGGGCCCCCGACGGCTCCG aGAATGTCTGAACAGAGAGCATCTTCTGTGACTGCTCAGGAAATCAATGAAGTCTCCAACAACCACTAG